From a region of the Acinetobacter larvae genome:
- a CDS encoding TonB-dependent siderophore receptor yields the protein MTFNALAKTTITPQYRFKTVQHSLALSILMICMGCNTIHAANNSFSNNDATSTAVDDIQQLPVISLSAETTPVANAVEAYVAKGSMIGTKTPTTLLETPQSISVVTREQMDTQPSASTSQALRYTAGANSERFGGFGGQLDITRIRGIDADYYLDGLRVISNVSTWSPQIDAYSLERVEVLRGPSSVLYGQGTGGGVVNQVSRRPQAQSAHEVFLKAGNFNRYEIGLDSTGALNKDASLLYRFTATGLNSQTQVEDMRHKRVYLAPAITWKPSDQTTWTVLATYSDEPEIPDYNSLPAVALGLDGSPYAQVNRHRNFNDVDFNGSSREQHSLSSLFTHKFANDWSLNSNFRYMYINSDTKRTTVYGYQDRDGQLWFEGTYGLAPSNSRTFQFDNNVAKKFTWGDWQHQVLLGVDYAHGKINNDSYRMNPIPFNPFAPNDYRPHAQPDFSDSMNNWPYNVRQEFDRVGVYAQDQIAYQKWRLTLSGRHDWSTLDDESRNYTPVWHSSRQRDTQWSGRIGLNYVFDLGIAPYISYATSFDPVLGNDYNGNAFSPTEAKQAEIGIKYQPSDAATLLSAAVFQLDQENVKTSDTEHLGYWTQSGKVRSRGIELQATTQLMQQLNLMASYVYLDNELTQDANYKGKSLTQTPKHSASAWLDYRFDQAALAGLQVGFGVRYLGSSWGNPVNSFKVPDATLFDLALHYDLGQLSNTLTGSKASFNVSNLTNKKYVASCTSQMYCFIGQDRVVSASLSYNW from the coding sequence ATGACTTTTAATGCCCTTGCAAAAACAACGATCACACCGCAGTATCGTTTTAAAACTGTTCAACATAGCCTTGCTTTGTCTATTCTGATGATTTGTATGGGGTGTAATACAATTCATGCAGCAAATAATTCATTCTCCAACAACGATGCAACATCGACCGCAGTAGATGATATTCAGCAACTTCCTGTCATTAGCCTTTCTGCAGAAACAACCCCAGTTGCCAATGCTGTTGAAGCATATGTCGCAAAGGGCTCAATGATTGGTACTAAAACGCCAACTACCCTATTAGAAACACCACAATCCATTTCTGTTGTGACACGAGAGCAAATGGATACTCAACCATCGGCAAGTACCAGCCAAGCTTTACGCTATACAGCAGGTGCGAATAGTGAGCGTTTTGGTGGTTTCGGCGGTCAATTGGATATCACGCGTATTCGCGGAATTGATGCTGATTATTATCTTGATGGTTTAAGAGTGATCAGTAATGTTTCTACATGGTCACCACAAATTGATGCATATTCATTAGAACGTGTTGAAGTTTTAAGAGGCCCTTCTTCTGTGCTCTATGGACAAGGTACTGGCGGTGGCGTGGTCAACCAAGTCAGCCGTCGACCACAAGCACAGTCCGCCCATGAAGTATTTCTAAAAGCCGGCAATTTCAATCGTTATGAAATTGGTTTAGACAGTACCGGTGCTTTAAATAAGGATGCTTCGCTGCTGTACCGTTTTACAGCTACAGGGCTCAATAGCCAAACGCAAGTCGAAGACATGCGACACAAAAGAGTCTATTTAGCACCCGCCATAACTTGGAAACCATCAGATCAAACCACCTGGACCGTGCTGGCAACCTACTCAGATGAACCTGAAATTCCAGACTATAATAGCTTACCTGCTGTCGCACTTGGCTTAGATGGTAGTCCCTATGCTCAAGTCAATCGCCATCGTAATTTTAATGATGTGGATTTTAATGGCTCCTCACGCGAACAACATTCTTTAAGTTCTTTGTTTACGCATAAATTTGCAAATGACTGGAGCTTAAACAGTAATTTTCGCTATATGTACATTAATTCAGATACCAAAAGAACAACCGTATATGGCTATCAAGACCGTGACGGTCAGTTATGGTTTGAGGGAACCTATGGTCTTGCTCCCTCTAACTCTCGCACATTCCAATTTGACAATAATGTAGCGAAAAAATTTACATGGGGTGACTGGCAACATCAAGTATTGCTCGGTGTTGATTATGCGCATGGCAAAATCAACAATGACTCTTATCGTATGAACCCAATTCCCTTCAATCCCTTTGCCCCCAATGACTATCGCCCACATGCTCAACCCGACTTTTCTGACAGCATGAACAACTGGCCCTACAATGTACGTCAAGAATTTGACCGTGTAGGCGTCTATGCGCAAGATCAGATTGCTTATCAAAAATGGCGTTTAACCCTCAGTGGGCGGCATGATTGGTCGACACTCGATGATGAATCGCGTAACTATACGCCTGTTTGGCACAGTAGCCGTCAACGCGATACACAATGGAGTGGTCGCATTGGCTTAAATTATGTCTTTGACCTCGGTATTGCTCCCTATATCAGTTATGCCACATCTTTTGATCCCGTTTTGGGCAATGACTATAACGGCAATGCTTTCTCACCCACTGAAGCAAAACAAGCCGAAATTGGAATCAAGTATCAACCTAGTGATGCAGCAACACTACTCAGTGCTGCAGTTTTCCAATTGGACCAAGAAAATGTCAAAACGTCAGATACTGAACACTTAGGCTATTGGACACAATCAGGTAAAGTCAGATCACGCGGAATTGAACTGCAAGCCACCACGCAGCTCATGCAACAATTAAACCTCATGGCAAGCTATGTCTACCTCGATAATGAACTCACGCAAGATGCCAACTATAAAGGAAAAAGTCTGACCCAAACGCCAAAACATAGCGCATCTGCTTGGCTTGATTATCGTTTTGACCAAGCGGCGCTGGCAGGATTACAAGTTGGGTTTGGTGTGCGTTATCTGGGTTCCAGCTGGGGAAATCCTGTCAATAGCTTTAAAGTGCCTGATGCGACTTTATTTGATTTGGCGCTACATTATGATTTGGGACAACTGTCCAATACTTTAACCGGCAGCAAAGCATCTTTTAATGTAAGTAATTTAACCAATAAAAAATATGTCGCAAGTTGTACCTCGCAGATGTATTGCTTTATCGGGCAAGATCGTGTCGTCAGTGCTAGCCTCAGTTATAACTGGTAA
- a CDS encoding response regulator transcription factor, with product MSPVDLQLPVPVIILEDEPLMQHRLREILEDIGYHASNLLFAQNIQQAKNLLDKNSASLALVDLGLPDGNGNTFIQHLKNYDDSIAILVISAWSTEDAILEALKAGATGYVLKERDDLEVMMSIRSVLRGGAPIDPFIAQKILKQLDLEYQKHTPTVTTANHEKLLTKREYEILALVATGLSNKEIADQLTLSRYTVESHIKHIYRKLAVCTRTKAIDTARSLGLLD from the coding sequence ATGTCACCAGTCGATCTCCAACTCCCAGTGCCCGTCATCATTCTTGAAGATGAACCGCTCATGCAACATCGTTTAAGAGAGATCTTGGAAGATATCGGCTATCACGCCAGTAATCTACTGTTTGCGCAAAATATTCAACAAGCTAAAAACTTATTAGATAAAAACTCGGCTTCCTTAGCCTTGGTGGATCTTGGTTTACCCGATGGCAATGGCAATACTTTTATACAGCACCTCAAAAACTATGATGACAGTATTGCAATTTTGGTCATTTCGGCATGGAGCACTGAAGATGCCATACTCGAAGCTTTAAAAGCTGGCGCCACAGGTTATGTTTTAAAAGAACGTGATGATCTTGAGGTCATGATGTCTATTCGCAGTGTACTACGTGGTGGCGCACCGATAGATCCATTTATTGCACAAAAAATTTTAAAACAGCTCGATTTAGAATATCAAAAGCATACTCCCACAGTCACCACAGCCAACCACGAAAAGTTACTCACCAAACGTGAATATGAAATCTTAGCCTTGGTTGCAACCGGGCTCAGCAATAAAGAAATCGCAGACCAACTCACTCTCTCTCGTTATACCGTTGAATCTCATATCAAACATATTTATCGGAAACTCGCAGTATGTACACGCACCAAAGCCATCGATACCGCAAGATCGCTCGGCTTACTCGATTAA
- a CDS encoding sensor histidine kinase, producing MHSAGLNCQIDIVQIQAAKDHAIPSQRQWVDVELPDYWEKRWRGYSGTVWYRLRWQQKCHAPNQMIALSINSINMAGQVYLNHHLLWTDQSLTEPLSRSWNTPRYWSFPQNYYRDGLNELSIKVVGVATQSPGIGKIQIGAPHAIHALYQDYLFRHRTLHFINLIITMVFGSLCFLIWLFRRQDSVFGWFAICCFLWMAFISNTLITHIPSWLTTLMNARLNLSIYCIYMTCFTIFTWRFANKAFKKTERILWVITVILICNLIGLPDHLYVFISIITFMSANLLFFINCIFYQSIAYRAKKRNIWVLAIILLSFIFIAAHDLYRLFSKSTDEIMLGALAAPLLALTISLALGHRLAENIRRIESFNHELAMKIQQVKSELEHSLQSKYRLELDNIRLQERLHLSHELHDGLGGSLVRSMVMVDKAEHFGKQNFMSILKLFRDDLRQIIDSGSSIHNKVPETPILWGASLRRRYIQIFEEINIESTWSLPENWLFVPNALESLSLLRVTEEALTNIVKHSQATQVSVDMQMPNQQELILTIIDNGIGFDLNDVEAGLHVGLHSMRMRVQRIAGELKIEHAMGQTMIQVHLKRQLT from the coding sequence GTGCATAGCGCTGGGTTAAATTGTCAAATCGATATTGTCCAAATACAAGCAGCGAAAGATCATGCCATCCCATCACAACGGCAATGGGTCGATGTAGAGCTCCCCGATTATTGGGAAAAACGCTGGCGAGGTTATAGCGGTACGGTGTGGTATCGGCTACGCTGGCAACAAAAATGCCATGCTCCCAACCAAATGATCGCCTTGAGTATTAATAGTATTAATATGGCTGGTCAGGTGTACTTAAATCATCATCTGCTTTGGACAGATCAATCGCTCACCGAACCGCTATCTCGTAGTTGGAATACACCTCGTTATTGGAGCTTTCCGCAAAATTATTATCGTGATGGTCTCAATGAGCTCAGCATTAAAGTTGTCGGTGTTGCCACACAAAGCCCAGGGATCGGTAAAATACAAATTGGTGCACCACATGCTATTCATGCACTCTACCAAGATTATCTCTTTCGGCATCGTACATTACATTTTATCAATCTAATAATTACCATGGTCTTTGGTAGTTTATGTTTTTTAATCTGGTTATTTCGACGCCAAGATAGCGTCTTTGGTTGGTTTGCCATTTGTTGCTTTCTTTGGATGGCTTTTATATCCAATACCCTCATTACCCATATTCCATCATGGCTAACAACCTTAATGAACGCTCGGCTTAACCTGAGTATTTATTGTATTTATATGACCTGCTTTACAATCTTTACTTGGCGCTTTGCCAATAAAGCTTTTAAAAAGACCGAACGAATACTCTGGGTCATTACTGTTATTTTAATCTGCAACTTAATCGGGCTACCAGATCATTTATATGTTTTTATCAGCATCATTACCTTTATGAGTGCTAATTTATTATTTTTCATTAATTGTATATTTTATCAATCGATCGCTTATCGCGCAAAAAAACGTAATATTTGGGTATTGGCCATAATATTATTGTCGTTTATTTTCATTGCCGCACACGATTTATATCGCCTCTTCAGCAAATCGACTGATGAAATCATGCTCGGAGCGCTTGCAGCGCCATTATTGGCATTGACGATTTCTTTGGCCTTGGGACATCGCCTTGCAGAAAATATTCGTCGTATTGAAAGTTTTAACCATGAACTGGCCATGAAAATTCAGCAGGTTAAATCAGAGCTAGAACACTCCTTACAAAGTAAATATCGCCTAGAATTAGATAATATTCGACTGCAAGAAAGACTGCATCTTTCCCATGAATTACATGATGGTTTAGGTGGCTCTTTGGTTCGCTCCATGGTGATGGTCGATAAAGCCGAGCATTTTGGTAAACAGAATTTTATGTCAATTTTAAAACTGTTTCGCGACGACCTTCGACAGATTATCGATTCGGGCTCTAGTATTCATAATAAAGTACCTGAAACCCCGATCCTTTGGGGAGCCTCACTACGTCGCAGATATATCCAAATATTTGAGGAAATAAATATCGAATCGACATGGTCATTACCTGAAAACTGGCTTTTTGTTCCCAATGCCTTAGAAAGTCTTAGCCTGTTACGTGTTACTGAAGAAGCCTTAACCAATATTGTTAAACATAGCCAAGCTACTCAAGTTTCTGTAGATATGCAAATGCCCAATCAGCAGGAACTTATCTTAACCATTATCGATAATGGTATTGGTTTTGACCTCAATGATGTTGAAGCGGGGCTACATGTAGGCTTGCATAGTATGCGTATGCGCGTACAGAGAATAGCTGGGGAACTTAAAATCGAACATGCGATGGGACAAACAATGATTCAAGTCCATTTAAAACGTCAACTGACCTAA
- a CDS encoding fimbrial protein — MNHLQKIINTVQKLSPQQYLIPTKFLLLGGFFSAATVCLQQHSFANCATLPAQHIAKQMTLDLGPLQINPNLPIGATIAEKDILITEPIEWSACEGLAEITAKITHAQPSAYDANIYRSNIEGVGIALSLMSAEKTYHLADPNIRFAATALQHATLRVRLVKTAAQTGTGYLAAGSYLSFYAPNQAGRQQAILNVNLMAQHNSIQNASCDIDEQHRVLSIDLAPAYLRARDTVGTILAEKTFQIKLNCVQNSQSTQAVHLKFYYQADQQAGAQGVIANKKGRAYAQGVGIQLQRADTQQPILSGEKIAMTIKPQPYAQPELAIDARYYQTSAQVRAGLLYAIATFQIDYP; from the coding sequence ATGAACCACCTGCAAAAAATCATCAACACTGTTCAAAAGCTCAGCCCACAGCAGTATCTTATCCCCACTAAGTTTTTACTATTGGGGGGATTTTTTTCAGCTGCGACAGTTTGTTTGCAACAGCATAGTTTTGCAAATTGTGCCACATTGCCGGCACAGCATATCGCGAAGCAAATGACGCTTGATCTGGGACCTTTACAGATCAATCCCAATCTTCCTATCGGGGCAACGATTGCTGAAAAAGATATTCTCATCACAGAGCCAATAGAATGGTCAGCTTGTGAAGGTTTAGCAGAGATCACTGCTAAAATCACCCATGCTCAGCCGAGTGCTTATGATGCCAATATTTATCGTAGTAATATTGAGGGCGTGGGGATTGCGCTTAGCCTTATGAGCGCTGAAAAAACGTATCATTTGGCGGATCCCAATATTCGTTTTGCTGCAACAGCACTACAACATGCTACGCTTCGCGTAAGATTAGTAAAAACCGCAGCACAAACCGGCACGGGTTATTTGGCGGCAGGCTCTTATTTGAGTTTTTATGCCCCCAATCAAGCAGGGCGTCAGCAAGCTATTTTAAATGTCAATTTAATGGCTCAGCACAACAGCATTCAAAATGCCAGCTGCGATATAGATGAGCAGCACAGAGTATTATCAATTGATCTAGCTCCAGCATATCTTCGCGCCCGTGATACGGTGGGTACTATTTTGGCTGAGAAAACTTTTCAAATTAAATTAAACTGTGTGCAAAATAGTCAGTCTACACAAGCTGTCCATTTGAAATTTTATTATCAAGCGGATCAGCAAGCTGGGGCGCAAGGCGTGATTGCCAATAAAAAAGGTCGTGCATATGCACAAGGGGTAGGAATACAGTTACAGCGTGCCGATACGCAACAGCCTATTTTATCTGGTGAAAAAATCGCTATGACGATTAAGCCACAGCCTTATGCCCAGCCAGAGCTTGCAATTGATGCACGTTATTATCAAACTAGCGCTCAGGTGCGTGCAGGTTTGCTTTATGCCATCGCAACTTTCCAGATTGATTATCCATAG